The proteins below are encoded in one region of Kogia breviceps isolate mKogBre1 chromosome 8, mKogBre1 haplotype 1, whole genome shotgun sequence:
- the PTRH1 gene encoding peptidyl-tRNA hydrolase has translation MAAAWRPQLAEGWLTSGGGVWALIGAAGGRLASLRAGLWLSRAVSRCVLETRPPGKRWLVAGLGNPGLPGTRHSVGMAVLGHLARRLRVAESWARDRRCAADLALASLGDAQLVLLWPRRLMNVYGRSVARATELSGLTAEEVCLVHNELHKPLGKLALKLGGSGRGHSGVRSCISCLDSNLCPALGRAMPRLRVGIGRPTHPDTVQGYMLGHFTPAERELLPPLLSATDLLLDRIRERSQRPLSSP, from the exons ATGGCGGCCGC GTGGCGGCCGCAACTGGCCGAGGGCTGGCTGACGTCAGGGGGCGGGGTCTGGGCATTAATTGGGGCGGCAGGGGGCCGTTTGGCCTCTCTACGCGCAGGGCTGTGGTTGAGTCGGGCCGTGAGCCGGTGCGTTTTGGAAACCCGGCCCCCGGGGAAGCGGTGGCTG GTGGCCGGCCTGGGGAACCCTGGACTGCCCGGCACGCGGCACAGCGTGGGCATGGCGGTGCTGGGGCATCTGGCGCGGCGGCTACGTGTGGCGGAGAGCTGGGCGCGCGACCGGCGCTGTGCCGCCGACCTCGCCCTGGCTTCGCTCGGGGATGCCCAGCTGGTCCTTCTCTGGCCACGGCGGCTCATGAACGTCTACGGGCGCAGCGTGGCCCGGGCCA CGGAGCTGTCTGGACTGACTGCTGAGGAGGTCTGCCTGGTGCACAATGAGCTCCACAAGCCGCTGGGGAAACTGGCTCTGAAGTTGGGAGGAAGTGGCCG GGGCCACAGTGGAGTCCGTTCCTGTATTAGCTGCCTTGACTCTAACTTGTGTCCTGCACTGGGTCGG GCAATGCCACGGCTACGGGTGGGCATCGGGCGCCCAACACACCCGGACACAGTGCAGGGCTACATGCTGGGCCACTTCACCCCTGCTGAGCGGGAGCTGCTGCCTCCATTGCTGAGCGCCACCGACCTGCTCCTGGACCGCATCCGTGAGCGAAGCCAGAGGCCTTTGTCCAGCCCCTGA
- the CFAP157 gene encoding cilia- and flagella-associated protein 157, which produces MAPQKKAGKGAKEPEVKKKKGGKEDPSRANKPMEMPMSEEIREFYHIQIRDLENRLARYQQKWDELAVQEKLFRQEFEQLANSKKEVVAFLKRTLHQRVDEITDLKEQLHSLQLAKEMEKDAFEAQLAQVRHEFQETKDQLTTENIILGGKLAALEEFRLQREELMEKFVLLEDQLRKQENEYKEYVHSLEKKSVLDKDRLKKEIIQRVNMVATEFRKAATSQMWDTTKRAIMENTTVTLQLARTSRQGMQLLWENEQLRGNRDDLCRQLELLENAQKVMARHSRGHRKVILMLTEKCREQQRVKAEAKQLRLLQSQLEQSLAQLRKDNQALRSQREQLNLQLERQQAEGQRLQQELAEEQRVRASLEAALAQATSFLQDTVQMQPDEEDGDFDVVLQLHCKEMLKHLLVMLSSAVVLSPQMAVSPHRKSQSSGPPKERRCNTQPLKTGPLLQRLSSVTPYQLGDLGLVPRRIHIPPDPEDLRLLSHTTRVGNLWAHSSPEIRTSGSPKRFKKFSLPEVSLRSK; this is translated from the exons ATGGCTCCCCAAAAGAAGGCCGGCAAGGGGGCCAAGGAACCCGAGGTCAAGAAGaagaagggtgggaaggaggatCCCAGCCGGGCCAACAAGCCCATGGAAATGCCCATGAGCGAGGAGATCCGCGAGTTCTACCACATCCAGATCCGCGACCTGGAGAACAGGCTGGCCCG GTACCAGCAAAAGTGGGATGAGCTGGCTGTGCAGGAGAAGCTGTTTCGCCAGGAGTTTGAGCAGCTGGCCAACAGCAAGAAGGAGGTCGTGGCCTTCCTCAAGCGCACGCTTCACCAGCGGGTGGATGAGATCACCGACCTCAAGGAGCAGCTCCACAGCCTGCAGCTGGCCAAGGAGATGGAGAAGGACGCCTTCGAGGCACAGCTAGCTCAGGTGCGCCACGAGTTCCAGGAGACCAAGGACCAGCTCACCACTGAGAATATCATCCTTG gggggaagctGGCAGCCCTGGAGGAGTTCCGGCTGCAGAGAGAGGAGCTCATGGAGAAGTTTGTGTTGCTGGAGGACCAGCTGCGGAAGCAGGAGAACGAGTACAAAGAGTACGTGCACAGCCTGGAGAAGAAGTCGGTGCTGGACAAGGACAG ATTGAAGAAGGAGATCATCCAGCGCGTGAACATGGTGGCCACTGAGTTCCGCAAGGCGGCCACGAGCCAGATGTGGGACACGACCAAGCGGGCCATCATGGAGAACACCACCGTAACGCTGCAGCTGGCCAGGACCTCCCGGCAAGGCATGCAGCTGCTGTGGGAGAACGAGCAGCTCAGGGGCAACCGGGACGACCTGTGCAGGCAGCTGGAGCTGCTGGAGAACGCCCAGAAGGTCATGGCCAGGCACAGCAGAGGCCACCGGAAG GTCATCCTCATGCTGACGGAGAAGTGCCGCGAGCAGCAGCGGGTCAAGGCCGAGGCCAAGCAGCTGCGCCTCCTGCAGAGCCAGCTGGAGCAGAGCCTCGCGCAGCTGCGGAAGGACAACCAAGCACTGAG GAGCCAGAGAGAACAGCTGAACCTGCAGCTGGAGCGTCAGCAGGCCGAGGGACAGCGGCTACAGCAGGAGCTGGCCGAAGAGCAGAGGGTTCGGGCGAGCCTGGAGGCAGCCCTGGCCCAGGCCACCTCCTTCCTACAGGACACTGTGCAG ATGCAGCCCGACGAGGAGGATGGTGACTTCGATGTAGTGCTCCAGCTGCACTGCAAGGAGATGCTGAAGCACCTGCTGGTCATGCTCAGCTCGGCCGTGGTCCTGAGCCCCCAGATGGCTGTGTCCCCCCACCGGAAGAGCCAGTCCTCTGGCCCACCAAAGGAGCG GCGGTGCAACACCCAGCCACTCAAGACAGGGCCTCTGCTGCAGCGGCTGTCCAGTGTCACACCCTACCAGCTAGGGGACCTGGGCCTGGTGCCTCGACGGATACACATCCCACCCGACCCTGAGGACCTCAGGCTGCTCTCACATACCACCCGTGTGGGAAACTTATGGGCTCACAGCAGCCCTGAG ATCCGTACCTCCGGTTCTCCAAAAAGGTTCAAAAAGTTTAGTCTTCCTGAAGTTTCCCTACGTTCTAAgtag